In Capsicum annuum cultivar UCD-10X-F1 chromosome 8, UCD10Xv1.1, whole genome shotgun sequence, the genomic window tttgCTGCAAATTAGAATGTGGTTCAACAATGCATAAGTTTGCtgtaaattaaatttgaattttgtttacACATAATGAGCTAAAATCAACccaataaccacaaaaaattagaaaatttggatgaTTAAGTTCTTACCTTCTTAAGTTTGATTGATTACTTTGTCACCCTTCTATTGCTATGGATGACTAGAAGAAACCTTACTGCTGGGAATTTGAAGATCGAGGTCGACTATTTAACTTTGGAAGGAAATagtttaaaagctgaaaaagagACGTATATATTTGCAGGGGTAATTTCTTCTAAAataatattagttaataggtaaaggctattttcataaagcttttttatttggggctgaAATTTAAAAGCCACCCCAATTTGGGTCTATTCCTGAGATTTATCCGTACGAATCATGGGTTGACCCATTAATATGGAGGGCTTATTTGGACAAATGTCAAAATATCGGGATATTTTGTAATCTTAGCTATCAAATTTAAGATCATAATCTTAGCCGTCAAATTTAATgaactttatttttctatttttcagcattttaagttaaaattaagtagaaaaaaataattttgacactaaaataataaataatatcttggCAAAGCATGAGTTTATATTTTAGAATAGCAATATCTCAAAAATTATGTCACAagttataattacttattttttttaaatggccaAAGGCCGGAAAtaaataatgaaggaaaaattacTTAAGTAAGTAAATATAAGTATTATATGTACTACTCTACAtacttatagtttaaaatagggaaaatgataattatattttttactagTTTAGGATATGCGTCTCGCaggtgtacctcactttaatgagttcaattttataaaattattttaatattataaaagaaaatattcccTAGAAATTATAGTAGATTTTGCCTTCAAACatattgacacgacccaaactaggtccttGCCGTAATGGGCATTCCAAGTCCAACAAGAACCAGGGATCTCCCCTGATACCAAAACCAACCAATCAACAAACtacaaaacaataaccaaatccATAACCATTTCGTAACATACTCAAGTCCatagtttgtccatacaaagcctctaaaaaaaaacaagaatattcGGTCcgaacatgcccccgaccatagccaaaagcAATATCCAAGTTTAAAccaataaaaacaaaagaaaacttaaAGCAAGAAATGtagccttccgaagtatggaagctcaccacttcaagtcaacataagttgtccccaaatctaagtcactgagcaggagatgtgatagtatgaccaacacctgtattgcgtggggatacagcacccgaggatggttagcagttggagtactagcatgtaactcaaggataaggataaaataatgccaaaagtttaaaaccaatcaatcaatgcatataacgaatgcaatacatacataaacacacatatatatactatgtcgggataaggaacaagattagcatgaactttgaaatcattaacaaACTATTGAAAAATTAAGACTTGGAGATTACTATTTCAAGcttgaaaaagaatgataatatTTTGAAAACTTGATAATATCATGTAtgacttttatatatatagatttacaTGATTTATTATAATTAGGACACAAGTTACGCACAATCTCTAAATTTTGAAGATTGTTTTCTTAATGTTGATCTATACATCTTGGAATTGGCAAGGCTCGAATGACATCAAACATTCATAATATAAAAGCAAGAGAATGAAAAAGTTGATTGAAAAGTTTAGCATCATTCCTAACTCAAAATTCTCTAACGAGATTCCTACCTTGATAAAATTTACCTCCCCCACAACTTAAAATCTTGTCTGAAATGATCTTTGACCAGACAGGGAAAACCTTACCAAATATTGACAAGAAACATTCAAAATGTTGTAATGACCACTTTATCATTTTTAAACTGAGTACATTTAGAACAAACCAGAGTACTTCAGAGGAGAACAAAGCCAGACCCACTTTGAACAAACCATAAACTTCAAAGATTGATAACACAATTGATTACAGTAGCACACCAAAAAGGTAAATGCAAATTTAAACatgtattatgatattatgtACATACACATTTGACCAAAGAAAATGTACTTGACTACTTTTCCAAGGCCTATCTAAGCAAGATTACTTCTTAGAAGttgaaaaatattacaaatttATCCATAAGCTTTTAATACCCAAACATAGAGTATGATTTCAAACATTTCTTTAGCCAAGCTAGAATTTATAGAGATGAtttctaacaaaaataaaaagaacaaaataaataaagtaacacACTAACACCTTTGGCAGCAAAGTATCTGGGACATATATAAACACATGCACAAAACAGGCAAACAAGTTGTCACTGTCCTAATGTAGACACTTCGAAGCTGATCTGAAAAATAGCCCTAATTGTACCTTATTGTGAGCTAATTCTCAAGTTATTTCAGTTTATAAAATTAGAACAAAGTGATTTCATTAAAGTGTTTAAACAAACTTAAAAGAAAATCTCAATTATTGACATATTTGTCTTCAACCTTCATCACTTGCACATTATATTACTAAGTTAGTAGATGATTTATAAATTTTGACATAGAAACAAATACTTAGTCCTCATAGAAAAAAGTTATGCCTCTTGGACAAGAATTGATCCTGCCATATTGTCTATTAATTAAACAGATGCTCAATAACTCTTTTCCTAGAGGCAAAACTTCTCCCACAAAAAAACAACTAGCCCCTATGGATAAGAGTCGACACTATCTTGTTCTATAATGATTTGATAGATGCTCTATAATTCTTGTCCTAGAGGCAAGAAGTAGCTCTCAATAAACATatttaaagaaagagagagtGACAGAGAATTCTCCAttggtaaaatatataaaaagtgaaGTTGCAACTTTTTTAGTATACTAATAGACATTGATGTAAAATACATGTAAATGATAAAGTGAATTTAGTAGAAACATACATCAACAATGATGTCAATTAAGTTTAAAGGTAAAAGTCCTGAAGAATTAGAAGCAACATTCATTGAGGGAGGCTTTATTTCTTCGTCAGAAGCAACACATGActacaaaagaaaaaacatagaACAGTTATTGATTTTTAAACATAAATGTATACTAACAAAAACACACTGGACGCTTACAAACAATAAAAgcactattattttttcaataaaaaaaaactaaatgtaCAAATCATTTTTATAGTACGCTATGCAGGTTAGAGATTCTCCTATTTTTGAATCAAACAATGACTTCAATTCAAAGTTAATTACAAATCCTAATACTTTTATTTAAGtaacatttataaaaaaatatacaaaacccACAACTTATAATATCTTGAAGATGTAAAATTATCGCAAGTTTTTCCATCTCTTTCGGTATATCGCGAGTTTGAAGATttgaaagagatagcaacaaagAAATAAAGTAGTGCGATGAAGAGAAAGAGCAACAACAAGAAAGAGTAAGGCGTTGGAGAGGAGAGATGCGTTCAGGGCATTAAAGAGAATAGAGATGAGTTCAGGGGAAAAATACTTCTTTTGATATGACAGTAAACTAATAAAGGTTATTTACctaagatttttttatttagggtaaaatatcaaaatcaccTAAATTTGGGGTCACCACATATAATTTCCTGTATTGGTACCATAATTCTTACCACTTTAGGAGGCAATTTAACTAGTTGTAAAATTTCAATAGATGTTTaggcatgaaattttttttgaaaaattattttgcttTAATGAatggggtctttcggaaacagcctttctacttcatcagaggtagaggtatggactgcgtacatcttacccccccagaccccactaagtgggaatacactgggtttgttgttgttgttgattttgctttaatgaataataaaaatagtggtgtttattcataaaaattatttcactttaataaaaaaatatttttaagaaatgaaaataaattttatttgttttcagTTTTCTTACTCTTATTTctttcacaaaattttaaaaataattttaatttttattatgatcAAACACAACACCAAATTCAGTTTCAACTTCAACTCTAAATccgtaaaattattatttttggccAAAGGGATTAGTAGATGAATTAAGGTTACGATTGGGTTTCACTTTATACACTAGCGGCGTTAATAAACGGAGTCGCTGCAAGTGCCGTCGGAGGAttctaataatttttcttttacttcgtgGAAAAAATATACTCCCTACGTtaatttgacataaaatttaagagaatagagaaatttttgaatcttgtagtcttaaattaaagttgtgtcaaatatatcaaaatatcttttaattttacaaTCTTAAACATGTTacgaaagttgaaattaaaatattacaaaaaaaaaaattatttttttttaaacggactaaaaaacaAATGGAGTACTTATGTAACCTAATATAGTAACTGAATTCTAAATTTCAACTCCATgttttgttatattaattttttcctGCGCATGTGAATTTGTTTTTGTTCTAAAACgccatcattttttttttctgtaaAAACAGTAGTTTATATTGAAAAAGTTTCAGTTTTCGTAttacaatattcaagaatttgCAACTGAAATTTCTCATACTATACAATTTTGCTTTCGGAGGAGAATTTTCCTATGCCCCATCTTCCACTGCAAAGTTTCTCTTCAATACCTTTGATCGAAAGATTCAAGATTGGAAGATGCTGTGTCGAATGCTACGGCGGAAGAGGAAGACTGGGGTTGTTCCAGTTTACCTGAATGTGTACGATCTCACTCCCATCAATGGATATGCTTACTGGCTTGGCCTTGGTGCTTACCATTCTGGGGTTCAAGGTTTGTGTCCTTCCAGATCTCCTATTCTTGGACCTTTCTGTTTATTTATGGTATCGATTCAATTGGTATCTGGCCTTAAAATATAAGATTTGATTCTCTCAAGAACTTATGCAGAAGTTTGTCAtttgtgtgtgtgcgcgcgcgcgtGTTTGGTCATCTTATCTTTGATTTTGAGTTTCATTATCTTAAGGAATTCGGGGTTTTATCTGTAAACTGTTTGCTTTAATCTGTAAAATCTCATTctgttttgctttttttttttgagttacaCCGTTGTTGGATCCGTAGGGATCTTTTGGGGGTTCATTTCAAATGGCTTAATTCCTACAAATGTGTGTCTTTTTACCATAACATGAATCGTTTTCTTTAACTTGGGTAGGTGTTGTATTTCTAGTAAGTGGGAAATTCCATATCTACCGAAGCTGTGTAGTGACTGAGTCAGGTTTGGTAGAAAATTCCACCATTTCTCGGCctttattttccaaaatatttaacTGGAGATTGCTATATTTTCGTGACATCCCTTGGTGACGACATCATTCTAGTTCAGTTTTTTCACTTCAACATATACCCTTAGGGCACGTTTGCTGCTACATACAACTAATGCAATTGGTTGGTATGGTCGATGGAGATTTGGAACTTGATCGTTTTGAGAAAAAAAGGGGAACTATTGAAACATGCCGGCCTTCCTTCTCATATATTatcatgaaaaaagaaataatatagaaaaagttGCGGTAGACCGGATATTCTTTGATATTATTGACTAGAAAATCCGGACTATTTTTTGTGAATGAAGAGTTGTtccttattttgatagttcatggAGTTGAATATGCATTTGGTGCTCATGAACATCCGACTACTGGGATATTTGAAGTGGAACCGAAGCAATGCCCTGGTTTCACATTTAGAAAATCAATTCTTATAGGAAGAACAGACTTGGGTCTAAAAGAGGTCCGTTCGTTTATGGAGAAATTGGTAGAGGAGTATACTGGCAACTCATACAATCTAATCACAAAGAATTGCAACCATTTCTGCAGTGACATTTGCGTTCGGTTAACAGGGAAGCCGATTCCTCGATGGGTTAATAGACTGGCACGACTTGGTAATTACTCCACCCTCTTTCGTTTCTTTGGGTCTCATTTTTTTCACTGTACGCATTGTTAAAGCACATGATCACTGCCTTTGAAATCATGTTGTTGTTTTATGCCTGATTGTTTGGATTACTTCTCAAAGCGGTTCGTTTGATGACTTATTGCATAAGAAACgaaaaataaagagataatacCGATTATCCCTGAACTATATCCAAAAAGTGTATGACACAGGACCCTATTACctctaaactaattaaaagtgtaattttgacgtccttagtgcctacgtgatgtctacgtggcacaacacactgaagtgtccatataggcacacgtgtgtgccacgtaggcaccaCATAAACACTAAGGACgtcaaaattacatttttaattagttCGGGGAGTAATAGAATCCCCTTTAAATTGAGGTGTATCCTAGCCTTTTGAAATATAGTTCAGAGGGTAAttgagtattttctaaaaaataaacaataagtTGGTAGTAAATGAGCAACCTACCATATTAGTGGAATGTGTTATTTATCTCATGTTGTCGTGaagctattattttatttttgagaaaatatattatttcacTCCTAAACTTATCCGCACAACTTATTTTAGATCTTTAAGTTTACGGGCAATTATATACCTCCCTTAACAActtttaaatgaataaatttcACCCCTAAAACTGACgtgacataaatttttttttttaaaaaaactaaaagcgtgtaatttttaaaaaa contains:
- the LOC107846641 gene encoding deSI-like protein At4g17486, encoding MLCRMLRRKRKTGVVPVYLNVYDLTPINGYAYWLGLGAYHSGVQVHGVEYAFGAHEHPTTGIFEVEPKQCPGFTFRKSILIGRTDLGLKEVRSFMEKLVEEYTGNSYNLITKNCNHFCSDICVRLTGKPIPRWVNRLARLGFLCNCVLPASLNEAKIRHIRAEDRTIEKKKLRSHSSRFIASSNAPSLRTCPSGSTSSSAQRSRHPPAVSLIRSAAPSVLKL